Proteins from one Mycobacterium adipatum genomic window:
- a CDS encoding ethanolamine utilization protein EutH, translated as MMAFVLIGAAFAIRNSDSGIGKEFLQGIHSIGHLFVPVAGIMASIPYLTTAVEKGAGPIWQALGADPSIAATTFIASDMGGYQLAFATAGDSGAWITAMVTGFMAGATIVFTVPVGLAMLQKTDQRYMALGIMSGVLTIPIGVLVTMVIIMITRPLIRGDVRTTGPSETVIDGLNIQELLANLLPLLLIVVAIAAGLKFAPGFMIKAFIIFGRLIDAAVKIILALSIVEYFTGIFTKMFGAWGFEPIIATADDHFRALEVVGAVGIMLAGAFPMVYAINKFLAGPLSRLGNRVGIGETGVTGMLGGAANALALFHVVKNMSPRDKVISIAFVVCGGFLLGDHLSFTANFQPNLIGAVLVGKLTAAILAIVLARYIAVPTAERLAQKDEPFLDSGTHA; from the coding sequence ATGATGGCGTTCGTCCTCATCGGTGCTGCATTTGCGATACGTAACAGTGATTCCGGAATTGGGAAGGAATTTCTTCAAGGTATTCATTCCATCGGCCACTTGTTCGTCCCGGTAGCGGGGATCATGGCGTCCATCCCATACCTGACCACCGCGGTCGAGAAGGGCGCCGGGCCGATCTGGCAAGCATTGGGGGCCGACCCTTCGATCGCGGCAACCACATTCATCGCTTCCGATATGGGCGGGTATCAACTTGCCTTCGCTACGGCGGGTGATAGCGGAGCGTGGATCACGGCAATGGTGACAGGGTTCATGGCCGGTGCGACGATTGTGTTCACCGTCCCCGTTGGTCTCGCGATGCTACAGAAGACCGACCAGCGATACATGGCATTGGGCATCATGTCGGGCGTGCTCACAATCCCGATCGGGGTCTTGGTGACCATGGTGATCATAATGATCACGCGTCCGCTCATCCGTGGAGATGTGCGAACAACCGGGCCTTCGGAGACTGTGATTGACGGCCTCAACATTCAAGAGCTACTCGCCAATCTGCTCCCCCTGCTGCTGATCGTCGTAGCCATCGCCGCCGGACTGAAGTTCGCACCGGGATTTATGATCAAGGCGTTCATCATCTTTGGCCGCCTGATCGATGCGGCCGTGAAGATAATCCTCGCACTGTCGATCGTCGAGTACTTCACCGGTATCTTCACGAAGATGTTCGGAGCGTGGGGATTCGAGCCGATCATTGCCACGGCGGATGACCACTTCCGTGCCCTCGAGGTCGTCGGTGCGGTCGGAATCATGCTCGCAGGTGCGTTTCCCATGGTCTACGCGATCAACAAATTTCTCGCCGGGCCACTGAGCCGCCTGGGGAATCGGGTAGGAATCGGCGAAACCGGAGTCACCGGAATGCTCGGCGGTGCTGCAAATGCGCTCGCGCTCTTCCACGTCGTCAAGAACATGTCGCCGCGGGATAAGGTGATATCGATCGCGTTCGTGGTATGTGGTGGCTTCTTGCTGGGCGATCACCTGTCATTCACGGCCAACTTCCAGCCAAACTTGATCGGCGCTGTGCTCGTAGGAAAGCTGACTGCGGCCATTCTCGCCATCGTCCTGGCACGCTACATCGCGGTACCCACCGCTGAGCGATTGGCTCAGAAGGACGAACCGTTCCTCGACTCCGGCACACACGCGTAG
- a CDS encoding phosphotransferase has product MTNSDSTAQRDLETVVRAQWPSRPWKSVALDGGMTNRNWRVTVESDSSGAQEDFAVQLLLSNELAARIGINRHTQKQVMPIVEELKLGPKLVAWRQGDPCALITDFLENAGASGPEDRSRVITLAAAALSRLHKNTRGTRLRNYISDPFDGAEWLFRRVEELIPQASAPFTWAIELSRRCQRARGTYEPCLLHADLSVGNVLVSQSGVSLIDWEYAGGGDRFFDCGDFAEKWELSAVEERQFADEYNSTGDSLEYLLAALRMYRFHSRLREALWAAAASTTHFTEFDHSAYSRACMTRLDDIAASKAFQDSLSLVKATTEIKEVQCS; this is encoded by the coding sequence ATGACTAACTCAGATTCCACCGCACAGCGTGACTTGGAAACCGTCGTTCGAGCGCAATGGCCGAGCCGACCCTGGAAGTCGGTCGCGCTAGACGGCGGCATGACGAATCGTAATTGGCGGGTCACCGTCGAATCAGATTCCAGTGGCGCACAAGAGGATTTCGCCGTTCAACTGTTGCTCTCCAACGAGCTCGCAGCGCGTATCGGAATCAACCGCCACACTCAGAAGCAGGTAATGCCGATTGTCGAAGAACTGAAGCTGGGCCCGAAACTCGTGGCATGGCGACAAGGCGATCCATGTGCTCTGATCACTGACTTCCTCGAGAACGCCGGCGCATCCGGACCCGAAGACCGCTCGCGGGTAATCACCCTGGCTGCCGCCGCATTGTCTCGACTGCATAAGAACACCCGCGGGACTCGGTTGCGAAACTACATCTCGGACCCGTTCGATGGCGCTGAGTGGCTATTCCGGAGGGTCGAGGAATTGATCCCGCAGGCGTCCGCTCCCTTCACGTGGGCGATCGAATTGAGTAGGCGCTGCCAGCGGGCTCGAGGCACGTACGAACCCTGCTTGCTACACGCAGACCTTTCGGTTGGCAACGTGCTGGTCTCGCAGTCGGGCGTAAGCCTCATCGATTGGGAGTATGCGGGCGGCGGAGACAGGTTCTTCGATTGTGGTGATTTTGCCGAGAAGTGGGAGTTGAGTGCCGTCGAGGAACGCCAATTCGCCGACGAGTACAACTCGACGGGGGATTCACTCGAATATCTGCTCGCGGCTCTGCGAATGTATCGCTTCCACAGCCGCTTGCGCGAGGCGCTATGGGCGGCGGCGGCCAGCACCACGCACTTCACCGAGTTCGACCATTCCGCCTATAGCCGCGCCTGTATGACGCGCCTGGACGACATCGCCGCCAGCAAAGCGTTCCAAGACAGCCTAAGTCTGGTAAAAGCCACCACTGAGATAAAGGAAGTGCAGTGCTCGTAA
- a CDS encoding transaldolase — MRVESGASEYVHAVHPSILAQVETGSAVNVSARFREVVDLFEPKRESTPAGFRVETTGTHSVTLDLVRDIGYARDGQRRPTSLLFSADSANPYEIAECRDLIANVTCNPGIVYDLFLNNPEANVGGQFSDLNEVLQAIGDEVGPGCDISVELHDPYEQDFAKILDEIQMYEDILSRYRLVVKVPHTGAISPSASSQLLTGDGLLNNRYYDGSPEDLLRGHSLAHKLHELGHRVNFTLMFEPYQTPLALQIRPYFINAFIRNRLSATRRISGLLAAFEATEDSWFIRELRQYLIANHYLGKGDAELDLLETLSQAKRMVAYRHNESSDGLDSARASVRWLRASNLPDSRLIVCSLDGDTLFPMVMSMLVEPEFIDLQDRVLLTTDPRYLARWASSPHVISYQQRFLKACEGSVSRVPSSAS; from the coding sequence TTGCGGGTCGAGTCGGGGGCCTCGGAATACGTTCACGCAGTTCACCCCTCGATCCTGGCGCAGGTCGAGACTGGTTCGGCGGTGAATGTCTCTGCTCGCTTCCGCGAGGTTGTTGATCTGTTCGAGCCGAAGCGAGAATCCACACCAGCCGGTTTCCGTGTGGAGACCACCGGGACACACTCTGTCACCCTGGATCTCGTTCGCGATATCGGCTATGCCCGGGATGGGCAACGTAGGCCGACGTCATTGCTGTTCTCGGCAGACTCTGCCAACCCGTACGAAATCGCCGAATGTCGCGATCTGATTGCCAATGTGACCTGCAATCCGGGGATCGTCTACGACCTTTTTCTCAACAACCCGGAGGCCAACGTTGGCGGCCAATTCTCTGATCTCAACGAAGTGTTACAGGCAATAGGAGACGAGGTCGGCCCCGGGTGTGACATCTCCGTCGAACTCCACGATCCGTACGAACAGGACTTCGCCAAGATACTCGACGAGATTCAGATGTACGAGGATATCCTGTCGCGCTACCGCCTGGTGGTCAAAGTCCCTCATACAGGAGCGATCTCACCCTCAGCTTCGAGTCAGCTCCTGACTGGCGATGGTCTACTGAACAACCGATACTATGACGGATCTCCCGAGGATCTCCTACGCGGACATTCCTTGGCGCACAAGCTGCATGAGTTGGGTCACCGCGTCAACTTCACGCTTATGTTCGAGCCGTATCAGACACCTCTCGCATTGCAGATCCGGCCATATTTCATCAACGCTTTCATACGTAACCGGCTCAGTGCCACGCGTCGTATATCGGGGTTGCTGGCCGCATTCGAAGCCACTGAGGATTCCTGGTTCATCAGAGAACTTCGGCAGTACTTGATTGCGAACCACTACTTGGGTAAGGGCGACGCTGAACTCGACCTCCTTGAAACCCTGTCTCAGGCCAAGCGGATGGTGGCTTATCGCCACAATGAAAGCAGCGATGGCTTGGACAGCGCTCGTGCCTCAGTGCGCTGGCTGCGCGCATCAAATCTGCCTGATTCACGATTGATCGTCTGTTCTCTCGACGGAGACACGCTGTTCCCGATGGTGATGTCGATGCTGGTCGAGCCAGAGTTCATCGATCTCCAGGATCGCGTGTTACTCACGACTGATCCACGCTATTTGGCGCGCTGGGCGAGCAGCCCCCATGTCATCAGCTATCAACAGAGATTTTTGAAGGCGTGCGAAGGAAGTGTGTCACGAGTGCCTTCTTCCGCGAGTTGA
- a CDS encoding IS3 family transposase (programmed frameshift), which yields MAGRKRNSAEDIVRKLRRADELAAEGKTGEEIAAELQVSPATLYNWRRTYGGMDTDAAKELKELRDQNARLKRLLADAELEKDALREVAKGKILSPAAKRRAVDMLKETLGMSERLACKAVGLARSTYRRLPLAQTPTDPDADMRAWLRGYATKHPCHGFRRAWAALRYDERREVNKKKIHRLWREEGLQVKVVSPRKRAGVSSVPPILADAPKVVWAIDFQFDSTIDGKAIKIASMIDEHTRESLLNVVERSITGERLVEELTKVFAARGGPPKVLRMDNGPEMVSQALQRFCENKTGMVYIPPGCPWDNGYIESFNNRLRKECLNRNYWNTLFEARVVIGDFKHEHNHRHRHSALGYRTPAEYAAACRCTHTPVACSIN from the exons ATGGCTGGTCGGAAGCGGAATTCCGCGGAGGACATCGTGCGCAAGCTGCGCCGGGCAGATGAGTTGGCTGCCGAAGGTAAGACCGGTGAGGAGATCGCCGCCGAGCTGCAGGTCTCGCCGGCGACGCTGTACAACTGGCGGCGCACGTACGGCGGCATGGACACCGACGCCGCCAAGGAACTCAAGGAGCTGCGCGATCAGAACGCCCGCCTCAAGCGGCTGCTGGCCGACGCCGAACTTGAGAAGGACGCCCTGCGGGAGGTCGCTA AAGGGAAAATTCTGAGCCCAGCTGCCAAGCGCCGCGCCGTGGACATGCTCAAGGAGACCTTGGGCATGTCGGAACGGTTGGCGTGCAAAGCTGTTGGGCTGGCCCGCTCTACCTACCGTCGCCTGCCGTTGGCGCAGACTCCGACCGATCCGGATGCCGACATGAGGGCTTGGCTGCGCGGCTACGCCACCAAACACCCGTGCCACGGGTTTCGGCGTGCTTGGGCGGCGTTGCGCTACGACGAGCGCCGTGAGGTCAATAAGAAGAAGATCCACCGGCTCTGGCGCGAAGAAGGCCTACAGGTCAAGGTCGTCTCGCCCCGCAAGCGGGCCGGGGTGTCCTCAGTGCCGCCGATCCTCGCCGATGCGCCGAAGGTGGTGTGGGCGATCGACTTCCAGTTCGACTCCACCATCGACGGTAAGGCCATCAAGATCGCGTCGATGATCGACGAGCACACCCGCGAATCGCTACTGAATGTGGTGGAGCGCTCGATCACTGGCGAGCGGCTGGTCGAGGAACTCACGAAGGTGTTCGCCGCTCGTGGCGGCCCACCGAAGGTGCTTCGGATGGACAATGGACCGGAGATGGTTTCTCAAGCGCTGCAACGGTTCTGCGAAAACAAGACCGGAATGGTGTACATCCCGCCGGGTTGCCCGTGGGACAACGGCTACATCGAATCGTTCAACAACCGACTCCGGAAGGAATGCCTCAACCGCAACTACTGGAACACGCTGTTCGAGGCCCGCGTGGTCATCGGCGACTTCAAGCACGAACACAACCATCGACACCGCCACTCGGCCCTGGGCTACCGCACACCGGCCGAGTACGCTGCGGCGTGCAGGTGCACCCATACCCCGGTGGCCTGCAGCATCAACTGA
- a CDS encoding IS630 family transposase, with translation MPTPQAAAIVLTDTERAELEGWARRRSSAAGLALRSRIVLAAADGGSNTELAANLGVSRSTVKRWRNRFVELRCDGLLDEPRPGRPRVVGDEQIKALITQTLESAPKDATHWSTRSMAEHLGLSQSMVSRVWRAFGLAPHKQDSWKLSKDPLFVEKVRDVVGLYLDPPERAVVLCVDEKTQIQALNRTAPVFPMLPGTPARASHDYVRHGTSSLYAALDLATGQVIGSLHARHRSQEFLAFLKKIDAEVPADLDCHVVLDNASTHKTPAVKRWLTNHPRFVLHFTPTSSSWLNLVERWIAELTTKKLRRGTHTSVRQLNADIRAWIQHWNNNPRPYVWTKTADQILANIANYCTRINDSGH, from the coding sequence ATGCCCACTCCTCAGGCTGCTGCGATCGTGTTGACCGATACTGAACGTGCCGAGTTGGAGGGGTGGGCGCGGCGTCGGAGCAGTGCGGCGGGGTTGGCACTGCGGTCGCGAATTGTGTTGGCGGCTGCCGACGGCGGGTCCAACACAGAGTTGGCGGCCAACCTGGGGGTCTCGCGGTCAACGGTGAAACGGTGGCGCAATCGGTTCGTGGAGTTGCGCTGTGACGGCCTGCTCGACGAACCGCGTCCAGGCCGGCCGCGGGTCGTGGGTGACGAGCAGATCAAGGCGTTGATCACCCAGACGCTGGAGTCTGCTCCCAAGGACGCTACGCACTGGTCGACGCGGTCGATGGCCGAGCATCTCGGGTTGAGTCAATCGATGGTCTCCCGTGTCTGGCGGGCGTTCGGATTGGCGCCGCACAAACAGGACTCGTGGAAGCTGTCGAAAGATCCCTTGTTCGTGGAGAAGGTCCGTGACGTCGTCGGGCTCTACCTCGACCCGCCCGAACGCGCGGTGGTGCTGTGTGTGGATGAGAAAACCCAGATCCAGGCACTCAATCGCACCGCGCCGGTGTTCCCGATGCTGCCAGGCACCCCGGCGCGTGCCAGCCACGACTACGTCCGTCACGGTACGTCGAGCCTGTACGCGGCGTTGGATCTGGCCACCGGCCAGGTCATCGGCTCGCTTCACGCCCGGCACCGTAGCCAGGAATTCCTGGCCTTCCTCAAAAAGATCGACGCCGAAGTCCCCGCCGATCTGGACTGCCACGTCGTCCTCGACAACGCCTCCACCCACAAGACGCCGGCGGTAAAGCGTTGGCTGACAAACCATCCCCGGTTCGTCCTGCACTTCACACCGACAAGCTCCAGCTGGCTCAACCTCGTCGAACGCTGGATCGCGGAACTGACTACCAAGAAACTGCGCCGCGGAACCCACACCTCGGTACGCCAACTCAACGCCGACATCCGCGCCTGGATCCAGCACTGGAACAACAACCCCCGGCCCTACGTCTGGACCAAGACCGCCGACCAAATCCTGGCCAACATCGCCAACTACTGCACCCGAATTAATGACTCAGGACACTAG
- a CDS encoding three-helix bundle dimerization domain-containing protein encodes MSAVAEQTLLMEITGTLVQDFPGTTRVDIDAAVRRAYARFDASRIRDFVPLFVEKRARRDPRERCSAALV; translated from the coding sequence ATGAGTGCGGTGGCCGAGCAGACGCTACTGATGGAGATCACGGGCACGCTGGTGCAGGATTTTCCTGGCACTACCCGCGTGGACATTGATGCTGCGGTGCGGCGGGCGTATGCGCGGTTCGATGCGAGTCGGATCCGGGATTTCGTTCCGCTGTTTGTCGAGAAACGCGCGCGCCGCGATCCTCGGGAGCGGTGTTCGGCCGCTTTAGTCTGA
- a CDS encoding creatininase family protein, which yields MSHDIIPDLTTTDPAATSAVAVLPVGAFEQHGPHLPLGTDTLIACAITAAITEHHQVLALPPITFGCSHEHAAYPGTISISATTLAAIIADIGQSLTGQGMRGLIVVNAHGGNAVLTNVVQQANQPAGPLNVGLYPSREDWTEARTAAAITSSNHDDMHAGELETSILLASHPDYLRDGWAQTDHTATDRRHLTTLGISAYTTTGVIGYPSLATEAKGHAALDHLGCHAATLIDLLTMVRRT from the coding sequence GTGAGCCACGACATCATCCCCGACCTCACCACCACCGACCCCGCCGCGACCAGCGCGGTCGCGGTGCTGCCGGTGGGGGCCTTCGAGCAGCACGGCCCCCACCTACCGTTGGGCACCGACACCCTGATCGCCTGCGCGATCACCGCAGCCATCACCGAGCACCACCAGGTTCTAGCGCTGCCGCCGATCACGTTCGGCTGCTCACATGAACACGCTGCCTACCCCGGCACCATCAGTATCAGCGCCACCACCCTGGCCGCGATCATCGCCGATATCGGCCAGTCCCTGACCGGCCAGGGCATGCGTGGGTTGATTGTGGTGAACGCGCACGGCGGCAACGCCGTGCTCACCAATGTCGTGCAGCAAGCCAACCAGCCCGCCGGCCCGCTGAACGTGGGCCTGTATCCGAGTCGTGAAGACTGGACCGAGGCCCGCACTGCCGCCGCCATCACCAGCAGCAACCACGACGATATGCACGCCGGCGAACTCGAAACCTCCATCCTCCTCGCCAGCCACCCCGACTACCTGCGCGACGGCTGGGCACAGACCGATCACACCGCCACCGACCGGCGCCACCTGACCACCCTCGGCATCAGCGCCTACACCACCACCGGCGTCATCGGCTACCCCTCACTGGCGACCGAAGCCAAAGGGCACGCCGCCCTCGACCACCTCGGCTGCCACGCCGCCACCCTCATCGACCTCCTCACCATGGTGCGCCGAACCTAG